The Flavobacteriales bacterium nucleotide sequence CGAAATTTATATTTTTGACATGGGAGAATCGGTTAAAATTATTGATTTGGCCAAAAAAATGATAAAACTAAGCGGCTTTGAAGAAGGTCGTGACATCGAAATAGTTTATACAGGCCTGCGTCCGGGAGAAAAATTAACCGAAGAACTTCTCAACGATCGGGAAATGACCATTGGCACCCATCATCCAAAAATAATGGTGGCCAAAGTGCAGGAACACAACTTTAACGAAGTTGAAGAACTCATCGAATCGTTATACCTTCAAAAAGACAGAATCACTAATAAGTTGATTGTTTCGGCCATGAAACAGCTAATTCCGGAGTATATAAGCAACAATTCTATTTACGAAGAGTTGGACAAAAAAGCCTCTTTAAAAAACTAAAAACGGGCCGTTTGAATAACTAAAAAGGGCTAACATTGCACCATGTTTGAGTTTCATGGCGATATGCAACGGTATCACGACATTACTCGTGAGGTAACCGAAAATTATGTGATTCCCTTTATTCAAAAATCTACCGATTTTTCCGGCAAATTACATGTACTCGAAATTGGCAGCGGCGAGGCCGGGGTGCTGAATGCTTTTACAAAATTGGGGCATCAATGCGTGGGAATTGAACTTAGCCCAGAACGAGTGCAGAGAGCCGAAAATCTTATGAAAACCGAAATAGAATCAGGCCAGATACGATTTATTGCCAAAAATATTTACGACATAAATCCAAATGATTTTAATCCAAAATTTAACATCATTATTTTGAAAGATGTGATTGAGCATATCCATGAACAGGAAAAAATAATGATTCGATTAAAGGAATTTTTGGCCACAGACGGACTAATTTTCTTTGGTTTTCCGCCATGGTATATGCCGTTTGGTGGACATCAACAAGTGGCAAAATCAAAATTAGGAAGCAAATTGCCCTATTACCACCTGCTGCCCATGCCCTTATTCAAATTTGCACTCAAACTGTTTGGCGAAAAACCCGCCATGATAGAAGGTTTGGTAGAAATAAAAGAAACCGGCATTTCCATCGAACGATTTGAACGAATTGCCAAAAACGCAGGATTCAAAATTGACCAAAAACTATTTTATCTGTTTAACCCAATTTATCAATACAAATTTGGGGTAAAACCAAGACAGCAATCGGCACTGATAAACCACATCCCATTTTTAAGAAATTTTGTGACAACTTGCGTGTATTACAACTTAAAAATCAAGTAATTAGTAGAAGATATACTCTACATATATAGGTCTTACCACCCGCATTGTTCCATTATTTATCTGAAGTTTTTGTTTTGAAACATTGTCATTTGTTTCTATTTCAAAATTGCCGGCCACTTTTTTATCAAACTCATCATTGGCATATCCCTGTGGTAGCTCAATGTTTCCAATTTTGATGATTTCTTTTGATTTCGCATTTAGCTTTTGAAGCAACCCATTTGCAAGTTTGTCAGCCTTATTTAAAGCTTCGCCATAGGCCAAATTACTCAAGCTGTCGTAGTCAGAAACATCAAATTGAAGCAACCCAACCGAAAATTCACTGTTGCTCAAAAGCAATGGATACAGCTCCTCCAATTTTTTTAAATTTCGAGCTGTCACATGGGTTGTCATGCTCGATTCGTACCCCGAAAAAATGTATGAATTCTTTATCCAATCATAATCCTTTTGCTGAGTGATGGCCGTTGTGAGCATATCTTTTGGGGCAATTTCGTATGTAGATAACAATTCATTTAGTTGTTTTGATTTCTCAACCAGACAATTTTTGCTTTTAACAACATCTATATCCTTGCACGAAATTGTAACCGAAAAAGTGGCTACATCTGGCCTTATTTCTACCTCTCCAGTAGTTTTGAAGTGCATGGTTTTCATAAGTTTCGTTGATTTTGTGGAACATGAGGCTGCCAAAAATGTGACACAACACAAAATATAAATAGATGATTTCATAAACATAACATTAAGTTGGGCTTAATGCATGTCTATGCACAAAGGTAAACGAGAACTAATCGTTGATTTTTAGAACGGCCATAAATGCTGATTGCGGAATCTCTACGTTTCCAACTTGACGCATTCTTTTTTTACCAGCCTTTTGTTTTTCAAGAAGTTTTCTTTTTCGGGTAATATCACCTCCGTAACATTTTGCCGTAACGTCTTTTCGCATGGCATTAATGGTTTCTCGTGCAATAATTTTGGCTCCAATACCTGCCTGAATGGCAATAACAAATTGCTGTTTTGGTATCAGTTCCTTTAATTTTAGGCAAATCTTTTTGCCATAATCATAAGCTTTATCCCTATGAATAATGGCCGAAAGTGCATCAACCTGTTTGCCATTAAGCAATATATCTAGTTTTACCAATTGCGATTCGCGATAATCTATTGGATGATAATCGAAACTGGCATAACCTCTGGAAATAGATTTTAACTTATCGTAAAAGTCGAAAACCACCTCTGCCATTGGCATTTCAAAGGTTAACTCAACTCTATTTGTAGTGAGATAAACCTGATTTTTGAGCAGCCCGCGTTTATCCATGCACAAACTCATGATGGCTCCTACATAATCGGCAGAAGTAATAATTTGGGCATTTATGTAAGGTTCTTCCACATAGTTCAAATGATTTCCTTCTGGCAAATCGGTGGGATTGTTTACAATAATTTGCTCATCCTTTTTGTCAAATGCATGATACGAAACGTTTGGAACCGTGGTAATTACAGTCATGCCAAACTCTCTTTCCAACCGCTCTTGGATAATTTCCATGTGCAACATTCCTAAAAATCCGCATCTAAAACCAAAACCCAAAGCTGCAGAAGATTCCGGTTCAAAAACCAATGAAGCATCGTTCAATTGAAGCTTGCCCATGCTTTCTCTCAACTCCTCAAAATCCTCGGTATCAACAGGATAAATTCCTGCAAAAACCATAGGTTTTACATCTTCAAAACCTCTAACTGCACTGTTTGTAGGATTCTCCACATGGGTAATTGTATCACCAACTTTTACTTCTTTGGCCTGCTTTATGCCCGAAATAATATAACCCACATCCCCGGTTTTTACCACTTCACGTGGTTCGGGGGTTAGTTTTAAAACACCAATTTCATCGGCATGATATTGTTTGGCCGTGTTTATAAACTTTACATGGTCGTTTTTTTTAATTTGGCCATCTATTACTTTGAAATAGGCTATAATTCCGCGAAAGGAGTTGAACACCGAATCAAAAATCAATGCTTTTAATGGAGCATCGGGGTTTCCTTTTGGGGCAGGAATTCTATCAACAATAGCTTTCAAAATTTTATCAACCCCCAATCCGGTTTTACCGCTGGCAGGTATAATGTCATCCCTATCGCACAAAATCAGCTCTTCAATTTGGTCTTTAACCTCTTCTGGCATTGCCCCCGGCAAATCCATTTTATTAAGTATTGGGATAATAATCAAATCATGCTCAAGAGCCAAATATAAATTACTAATGGTTTGAGCCTGAATACCTTGGGCGGCATCAACAATGAGCAAAGCTCCTTCGCAAGCTGCAATAGAGCGAGAAACCTCGTATGAAAAATCAACGTGTCCAGGAGTGTCAATCAGGTTAAGTGTATATTCTTCGCCGTCATGCACATGTTTCATTTGAATGGCGTGAGACTTGATCGTAATACCCCGCTCACGCTCCAAATCCATATCATCCAGCACCTGTTCTTTTAAATCTCTGTCAGATACCGTCTTGGTTTCCTGCAAAAGTCTATCGGCCAAGGTGCTTTTACCATGGTCGATATGTGCAATAATGCAGAAATTGCGAATG carries:
- a CDS encoding methyltransferase domain-containing protein, with the protein product MFEFHGDMQRYHDITREVTENYVIPFIQKSTDFSGKLHVLEIGSGEAGVLNAFTKLGHQCVGIELSPERVQRAENLMKTEIESGQIRFIAKNIYDINPNDFNPKFNIIILKDVIEHIHEQEKIMIRLKEFLATDGLIFFGFPPWYMPFGGHQQVAKSKLGSKLPYYHLLPMPLFKFALKLFGEKPAMIEGLVEIKETGISIERFERIAKNAGFKIDQKLFYLFNPIYQYKFGVKPRQQSALINHIPFLRNFVTTCVYYNLKIK
- a CDS encoding SIMPL domain-containing protein — its product is MHFKTTGEVEIRPDVATFSVTISCKDIDVVKSKNCLVEKSKQLNELLSTYEIAPKDMLTTAITQQKDYDWIKNSYIFSGYESSMTTHVTARNLKKLEELYPLLLSNSEFSVGLLQFDVSDYDSLSNLAYGEALNKADKLANGLLQKLNAKSKEIIKIGNIELPQGYANDEFDKKVAGNFEIETNDNVSKQKLQINNGTMRVVRPIYVEYIFY
- the lepA gene encoding elongation factor 4; this encodes MKNIRNFCIIAHIDHGKSTLADRLLQETKTVSDRDLKEQVLDDMDLERERGITIKSHAIQMKHVHDGEEYTLNLIDTPGHVDFSYEVSRSIAACEGALLIVDAAQGIQAQTISNLYLALEHDLIIIPILNKMDLPGAMPEEVKDQIEELILCDRDDIIPASGKTGLGVDKILKAIVDRIPAPKGNPDAPLKALIFDSVFNSFRGIIAYFKVIDGQIKKNDHVKFINTAKQYHADEIGVLKLTPEPREVVKTGDVGYIISGIKQAKEVKVGDTITHVENPTNSAVRGFEDVKPMVFAGIYPVDTEDFEELRESMGKLQLNDASLVFEPESSAALGFGFRCGFLGMLHMEIIQERLEREFGMTVITTVPNVSYHAFDKKDEQIIVNNPTDLPEGNHLNYVEEPYINAQIITSADYVGAIMSLCMDKRGLLKNQVYLTTNRVELTFEMPMAEVVFDFYDKLKSISRGYASFDYHPIDYRESQLVKLDILLNGKQVDALSAIIHRDKAYDYGKKICLKLKELIPKQQFVIAIQAGIGAKIIARETINAMRKDVTAKCYGGDITRKRKLLEKQKAGKKRMRQVGNVEIPQSAFMAVLKIND